A window of Babesia microti strain RI chromosome III, complete genome contains these coding sequences:
- a CDS encoding hypothetical protein (overlaps_old_locusTagID:BBM_III04300): protein MDEFDESLDSIEVPKHSTTLSGLSVVCIVAAFTHIYTGNSSNAIGSIIIAICTGFFVLNPTFFSITLAMSSSLMYFIITSLIVIVTFTTVNILDMRDKTVLDLWAISLDAITAGGIFSIINHIWNSPSHKCNLFVPHWAILDGKDVSGNVWTPFNGIGRPIV, encoded by the exons ATGGATGAATTTGACGAGTCTTTGGATAGTATTGAAGTTCCAAAGCACTCTACTACCCTATCTGGATTATCTGTTGTGTGTATAGTGGCAGCGTTtacacatatttatacCGGCAACTCATCTAATGCAATAGGATCGATTATTATAG CAATTTGTACTGGGTTTTTCGTCTTAAATCCCACGTTTTTCTCCATAACTTTGGCCATGTCTTCCA GTTTAATGTATTTCATCATCACCTCATTGATCGTGATAGTAACCTTCACCACAGTAAAT ATTTTGGACATGAGGGATAAAACGGTCCTAGACTTATGGGCAATATCACTGGATGCTATAACGGCAGGGGGGATTTTTTCAATCATTAATCACA TTTGGAATTCGCCATCTCACAAATGCAACTTATTTGTCCCACACTGGGCAATTTTAG ATGGCAAGGATGTCTCGGGGAATGTATGGACACCATTCAatg GGATAGGCAGGCCCATAGTATAG
- a CDS encoding Ubiquitin fusion degradation protein UFD1 (overlaps_old_locusTagID:BBM_III04300;~overlaps_old_locusTagID:BBM_III04305), with amino-acid sequence MWYFNNGGDFLSRIMFPAQQPFSAEYKCYPVSFIGHDSMEHGNKILLPQSALNDLAMRNITWPMLFRVENPKKATKTHSGVLEFISDEGTCHLPYWMMQNLMLEIGDTVLVHNVSLPKGTFVKLKPLSMDYWNISNPKAVLETSLRNYATLTVGDIIAIHYLNHVYEIKITDLKPANACSIIETDIEVEFEDIPPPPQPKVPKLDHSTKSPSSVPSSSISSAKSAVIGTRLDGRDPTTITNNRNANIEPWKKKIPHGVRTYNREYQQLVREGRIPGIRGNH; translated from the exons atg TGGTATTTCAACAATGGTGGAGACTTCCTCTCCAGAATCATGTTCCCTGCACAGCAACCTTTCAGCGCAGAATACAAATGTTATCCCGTTTCTTTCATAGGACATGATTCAATGGAACATGGGAACAAAA TTTTATTGCCTCAATCGGCACTCAATGATTTAGCAATGAGGAATATTACTTGGCCCATGCTTTTTAGGGTGGAAAATCCAAAAAAGGCCACAAAAACTCATAGCGGAGTACTAGAATTCATTTCTGATGAAGGGACCTGCCACCTTCCCTATTGG atgatGCAAAATTTGATGTTGGAAATAGGAGACACTGTACTAGTACATAATGTTTCTCTACCAAAAGGAACTTTCGTTAAACTTAAACCGTTGTCTATGGATTACTGGAATATATCAAACCCTAAAGCTGTGCTAGAAACCTCACTAAGAAACTACGCCACTTTAACTGTGGGTGACATTATCGCTATTCATTACCTAAATCATGTGTACGAGATTAAAATAACA GATTTAAAACCAGCAAATGCGTGTTCTATCATTGAGACAGATATAGAAGTTGAGTTTGAGGACATCCCCCCTCCACCGCAGCCAAAAGTCCCCAAGTTGGACCATTCAACAAAATCGCCATCATCAGTTCCTAGTTCAAGTATTAGTAGTGCCAAATCTG CGGTTATTGGCACAAGATTAGACGGTAGGGATCCTACTACAATTACAAACAACAGAAATGCTAATATCGAACCATGGAAAAAGAAGATCCCTCACGGCGTAAGG ACCTACAACAGAGAGTATCAGCAGTTGGTGCGTGAGGGTAGGATTCCTGGTATAAGGGGTAATCACTAG
- a CDS encoding ubiquitin fusion degradation protein 1 (overlaps_old_locusTagID:BBM_III04305): protein MTSNCIEYKNQFYKCLAVSGRDVSKCEETQIALEQCSERFNENYCVKEMVNLLNCSRNPGSDVCAKEFITMRECNRPYGPHIIIEDDHYKLTPNAEKKYNVVGNVICPVNPPDRSYENIKGAIAKLKSSLGFSNFTENFTPQIKS from the exons ATGACTAGTAATTGTATTGAGTACAAGAACCAATTCTACAAGTGTCTTGCTGTTAGTGGTCGTGACGTGTCTAAGTGTGAGGAAACACAAATAGCTTTGGAACAATGTTCGGAGAG ATTTAACGAGAATTATTGTGTAAAGGAAATGGTTAACTTACTCAACTGTTCTAG AAACCCGGGATCCGATGTATGTGCTAAGGAATTTATTACTATGAGAGAATGCAATCGCCCTTACGGCCCtcatataataattgaa gACGATCACTATAAATTAACCCCTAACGCTGAAAAAAAGTATAATGTTGTGGGTAATGTTATATGCCCGGTTAATCCACCGGATAGGAGTTATGAGAATATCAAGGGAGCTATCGCTAAACTTAAGTCATCACTGggattttcaaattttactgaaaattttacaccGCAAATTAAATCTTGA
- a CDS encoding minichromosome maintenance protein 2 (overlaps_old_locusTagID:BBM_III04310), protein MTHNTNSRGDQSNRSYRQTIDNQWVDDEFDQFDDEQDDYLFGERPVDAEEREADLEADDLFDDQEETGFVIGQRDAEREIEGFSKLGIHNVDEYDPDMLDDEDSYEDDPKARRAAERRMIFESRYKSKVDAVTKSSYRNIWRKIIEAEGSDDETSVFQRITERVAKRRGNLSHVITEEEIPDLSLLESAKNILQAPPNEVVIDEQYQQAAITCFRYFIHKFDQGDGQNKDRPKYYVDKILKMIRDDKTILKISAQHLMQFHCEQMLIWLELRPNDILPVLHDCLTIEAHRLSPDLYSGRECRVAFYDWPFRTHLRNLRCSELNTMVKVTGVVIRRGAVLPKLRVMYLKCATCDHSLNDMPIFFHESQEPIMPKRCPFCQSVGFIVDRIKTAYTDYQKLTIQESPNSVPAGRAPRQRQVILIGELVDAVKPGELVDILGIYKSRYDLGLNIKHGFPLLQVELEANNAERVEYTRSFDITHDDIKAIKALAKDPYIRERLIASISPALWGHKSAKSAVCYALFGGVPKGRSEQSNIFNKDIPNYEYNVSNSGHVIRGDINVLLLGDPGLGKSQLLQFVQKTGLRTIYTTGKGASSVGLTAGVRRDPATGEWSLEGGALVLADEGICIIDEFDKMTDRDRVSIHEAMEQQSISISKAGIVATLRARCSVIAAANPKFGRYEPSLLFKENVDLSDPILSRFDLIIVMRDVPNIDEDYFLSEYVVTNHQMNHPRIENVQNYQERLEFLRSTILAATACNPIDQNLLPKYIYYARTHCFPKINEEHYAEIGAQLSSFYSRIRQKTNYSGGYPLTLRHIESIIRLSEANARMRLSNSITPLDIEYAIAMLLESYISSHKFSVSTMLSKEFSRYRVLFRGRDDVLAQILRRCIQQNLQRHSIRSISRSSDSGDSIDAKRTYLPVTLFKMMARQNRFTEEHVDKWMTSKMFLSNYKIIDHNNNHFIVSNNFTEPAH, encoded by the exons ATGACTCATAACACTAATAGTAGGG GTGACCAATCCAATAGATCTTACAGGCAAACCATTGACAACCAATGGGtagatgatgaatttgatcaatttgATGACGAACAGGATGACTATTTGTTCGGAGAAAGGCCAGTGGATGCTGAAGAACGTGAAGCTGATTTGGAAGCTGATGACCTATTCGATGACCAAGAGGAAACAGGTTTCGTAATAGGACAGAG GGATGCTGAAAGGGAAATAGAAGGTTTTTCCAAATTGGGGATTCACAACGTTGATGAATATGACCCGGATATGTTGGACGATGAAGACAGTTATGAAGATGATCCCAAAGCACGAAGAGCTGCGGAGAGACGCATGATATTCGAGTCTAGATACAAGTCTAAAGTGGATGCTGTGACAAAAAGTAGCTATAGGAATATTTGGCGTAAAATTATAG AAGCGGAAGGGTCTGATGACGAAACAAGTGTTTTCCAACGTATTACTGAGAGGGTTGCTAAAAGAAGAGGGAATTTGTCACACGTAATCACGGAAGAGGAAATACCCGACTTATCACTGTTAGAATCTGCCAAG AACATTTTACAAGCTCCGCCAAACGAGGTTGTGATTGATGAACAATACCAACAGGCTGCGATTACATGTTTCAGATATTTCATACACAAGTTTGATCAGGGTGATGGTCAAAACAAAGATAGACCCAAGTATTATGTGGATAAGATACTTAAGATGATTAGGGATGATAAGAcgatattaaaaatatcagcTCAGCATTTGATGCAGTTTCATTGTGAGCAGATGTTGATTTGGTTGGAAT TACGGCCCAACGACATCCTTCCTGTGCTACACGATTGTCTAACTATTGAAGCCCATAGATTATCTCCAGATTTATATTCTGGTCGTGAATGTAGAGTTGCTTTCTATGACTGGCCTTTCAGGACCCATCTAAGGAATCTTAGGTGTAGCGAATTGAACACAATGGTCAAAGTTACAGGTGTTGTTATCAGGAGAGGAG CCGTGCTGCCCAAACTGAGGGTTATGTATCTAAAATGCGCGACTTGTGACCATTCTCTCAATGATATGCCCATATTCTTTCATGAATCCCAAGAACCAATCATGCCCA AACGCTGTCCATTTTGCCAATCAGTAGGTTTTATAGTGGATAGGATCAAAACGGCATATACAGACTACCAAAAGCTGACTATACAAGAATCACCTAACTCGGTACCCGCTGGTCGAGCGCCTAGGCAGCGACAAGTGATACTTATTGGTGAACTCGTTGATGCGGTAAAACCTGGCGAACTTGTTGACATTTTAGGCATCTATAAATCTAGATATGACTTAGGTCTCAACATTAAACATGGATTTCCACTTCTCCAAGTGGAATTGGAAGCGAATAATGCAGAGCGTGTCGAATACACGCGATCATTTGATATTACGCATGATGATATAAAGGCCATTAAGGCCTTGGCAAAGGATCCGTATATAAGGGAGAGGTTGATAGCATCAATCTCACCCGCGCTTTGGGGTCATAAAAGCGCTAAATCTGCTGTATGTTATGCACTTTTCGGTGGTGTCCCCAAAGGTAGATCTGAACAGTcgaatatattcaataaagATATACCAAATTATGAGTACAATGTATCAAACAGTGGGCATGTAATAAGGGGTGATATAAACGTATTACTACTGGGAGATCCTGGGCTAGGTAAATCCcaattattgcaatttgTCCAGAAAACAGGATTGCGCACAATTTATACAACTGGTAAAGGGGCATCTAGTGTTGGTTTGACTGCAGGTGTTAGACGAGATCCTGCCACTGGAGAATGGTCATTGGAAGGTGGTGCTCTAGTTTTGGCTGATGAGGGAATTTGCATTATTGACGAATTTGACAAGATGACTGACCGAGATCGTGTTAGTATTCATGAGGCTATGGAACAGCAATCAATTAGTATCTCTAAGGCAGGTATTGTAGCCACTCTAAGGGCAAGATGCTCGGTGATCGCTGCGGCAAACCCCAAATTTGGAAGGTATGAACCGTCACTATTGTTCAAGGAAAACGTGGATCTTTCAGATCCAATCCTTTCCCGATTTGACTTGATTATCGTGATGAGAGACGTGCCAAATATTGACGAGGATTATTTCCTCTCCGAATATGTGGTCACTAATCATCAAATGAATCATCCCagaattgaaaatgttcaAAATTACCAAGAAAGGCTTGAATTTCTGAGATCTACAATTTTGGCTGCCACTGCTTGCAATCCAATTGATCAGAATTTACTGCCaaagtatatttattatgcCAG AACCCACTGCTTCCCCAAGATAAACGAGGAGCATTATGCAGAGATCGGTGCccaattatcatcattttatAGCAGAATCAGACAGAAGACCAACTATTCCGGTGGTTATCCCCTAACTTTGAGGCATATTGAAAGCATCATTCGCTTGTCAGAGGCCAATGCAAGGATGCGATTGAGTAATTCTATCACCCCCTTGGACATTGAGTATGCCATTGCTATGCTGCTGGAGTCGTACATAAGCAGCCACAAATTTAGTGTATCAACAATGTTATCAAAGGAATTCTCGCGCTATCGCGTATTATTCAGAGGCAGAGATGATGTTTTGGCACAAATTTTAAGGCGATGCATCCAGCAAAATCTACAGAGGCACAGTATTCGTAGCATCAGTAGAAGTTCCGATAGTGGTGACAGCATTGATGCAAAAAGGACATATTTACCCGTGACATTGTTCAAAATG ATGGCTCGCCAAAATAGATTCACTGAAGAACATGTGGACAAGTGGATGACCTCCAAAATGTTCCTGAgtaattacaaaattattgatcACAATAACAATCATTTCATCGTCAGCAATAACTTCACGGAACCGGCACACTAG
- a CDS encoding hypothetical protein (overlaps_old_locusTagID:BBM_III04315) yields the protein MIVGIFSLSQCNASYMYINHSLFQIRNLTNKNILSGKTKKVTPKIVIKGIQYNFVDKQKGSTQNYESVYSYLTKINNQRKLDKLMDDSKINYINAIARCTKNYFKSRVIYEGPRNIIFWRRMKRPGKRS from the coding sequence ATGATCGTAGGCATATTTTCTCTATCGCAATGTAATGCATCGTATATGTACATTAATCACTCATTATTTCAAATCCGCAATTTGaccaataaaaatatactgAGTGGTAAGACTAAAAAAGTAACACCAAAAATCGTGATTAAAGGgatacaatataattttgttgataaacAAAAAGGGTCAACTCAAAATTACGAATCAGTGTACTCATACCTCACCAAGATTAACAACCAGCGGAAATTAGACAAACTTATGGATGATTCcaaaatcaattacatTAATGCAATTGCCAGATGTACTAAGAACTACTTCAAATCTCGTGTAATATATGAAGGGCCTAGGAACATTATTTTCTGGCGCAGAATGAAAAGGCCTGGTAAGCGTTCCTGA
- a CDS encoding hypothetical protein (overlaps_old_locusTagID:BBM_III04320) produces the protein MNAAIITTRSKNACSVDVNRAVRSKSQKSKLLPYDSITSEEALRKLQSLLPGDAFLIRYWCICGLPEASSAMHHISTRRLTNGEYIQGQFIKWLREDMTEYLILELPGCGRLQFKYGDVYMMVLSRKIIIGNLDSLQDDN, from the coding sequence ATGAACGCAGCAATTATCACCACTCGCTCTAAAAACGCGTGTTCTGTTGATGTAAATCGGGCAGTTCGTTCtaaatcgcaaaaatcAAAGTTACTGCCATATGATTCAATAACTTCGGAGGAGGCACTAAGAAAATTACAATCCTTATTGCCAGGAGATGCCTTTTTAATTCGCTATTGGTGCATTTGCGGTCTTCCTGAAGCATCCTCAGCCATGCACCATATATCGACAAGAAGGCTTACTAATGGAGAGTACATCCAAGGACAGTTCATAAAATGGCTTAGGGAAGATATGACAGAGTATCTCATACTAGAATTACCTGGTTGTGGAAGATTGCAATTCAAGTACGGagatgtatatatgatGGTATTAAGTcgtaaaataataattggcAACCTGGATTCTTTGCAAGATGACAACTAG
- a CDS encoding hypothetical protein (overlaps_old_locusTagID:BBM_III04325) translates to MVTTTETGVTFWEIQGMNVTRIKDISMFKPVICKYNVDFCIIIVTAVVNNECKLFVVSLDNGDLSYIIDSKTTILMNSKIYASDNLKNIAITLSDKITVMSN, encoded by the exons ATGGTTACAACCACCGAGACCGGTGTTACATTCTGGGAAATACAAGGGATGAATGTCACTCGTATAAAAGATATTTCTA TGTTTAAGCCCGTGATATGCAAATATAATGTTGATTTctgtataataatagtaaCGGCAGTCGTTAATAATGAGTGCAAGTTGTTTGTTGTGTCACTTGATAATGGcgatttatcatatatcaTCGACTCCaaaacaacaattttgatgaacTCAAAAATATACGCGagtgataatttgaaa AATATTGCAATAACACTTAGTGATAAAATAACAGTGATGAGTAACTAA
- a CDS encoding hypothetical protein (overlaps_old_locusTagID:BBM_III04325) yields the protein MLKVLTVQLEETTNYKIFEDNTIIHPSYLTYDDHFSLIVILDINYFTFWDMKSYTIKFKIESFENEDIR from the exons ATGCTAAAAGTGTTGACAGTT caGTTAGAAGAAACgacaaattataaaattttcgaagataatacaataattcaTCCTTCATATCTAACTTATGATG AtcatttttcattaattGTCATTCTTGATATAAATTACTTCACTTTTTGG GATATGAAATCATAtactatcaaattcaaaataGAATCCTTTGAGAATGAAG ATATAAGGTGA
- a CDS encoding 5-3 exonuclease N-terminal resolvase-like domain (overlaps_old_locusTagID:BBM_III04330): protein MNHSTSSHIIQCIIIANLSHYTLCLHTNNTNSIHGRSFTFINTVIEQANILEARAPSYKTDVPIKTKGVLLVDATGLAYRCFYGMPDLKTHMGYEIGCLYGFLNSLSYIFRTFEPEYVGLAFDSPNASNVKRKLWPKYKIHRKPTPPELIEQLNYIKDYCEISGLPILYYPETEADDLIATGISQINTDKHVNIVTSDKDLFQLLNSDAVTVIQPQKSYRLVDSNVVLKDYGISPDRFAEYLAIVGDASDGIPGIIGIGPQTAPKLITKHSNFEEILTCETVERIKAKGGKYAESVEMAWNFYNLTKLNCNIPIQADLHSFTMNDPLEKQLNDFYKKYSIRKHAYKWSVLQKSPQPRKYFPSV, encoded by the exons ATGAATCATAGCACATCATCTCACATTATTCAGTGTataattatcgcaaatttatcacattaCACATTATGCTTACACACAAATAATACTAATTCTATACATGGAAGatcatttacatttattaacaCTGTTATTGAGCAGGCAAATATACTAGAGGCTAGGGCTCCCAGCTACAAGACCGATGTGCCTATAAAAACAAAAGGAGTACTCCTAGTAGATGCTACAGGCCTAGCCTATAGGTGCTTTTACGGGATGCCGGATCTCAAGACCCATATGGGATATGAAATAGGCTGTTTATACGGGTTCCTGAATTCCTTGTCATATATCTTTCGCACATTTGAACCAGAATACGTTGGATTGGCATTTGACTCACCAAATGCAAGCAATGTTAAGCGCAAACTTTGGccaaaatacaaaatacacCGCAAACCTACACCGCCCGAGCTAATTGAGCAACTTAATTACATTAAGGACTATTGTGAAATATCAGGTCTACCAATATTGTATTACCCTGAAACTGAAGCGGATGACCTTATTGCCACTGgaatttcacaaataaatacagATAAACACGTAAACATTGTAACTTCTGATAAAGATTTGTTTCAACTTCTTAACAGTGATGCTGTCACTGTTATACAGCCACAAAAGTCGTATCGTCTAGTGGATTCTAATGTAGTATTGAAGGACTATG GTATAAGTCCAGACAGATTTGCTGAATACCTGGCTATTGTGGGTGATGCCAGTGATGGAATACCCGGGATAATAGGCATCGGGCCCCAGACCGCTCCCAAACTAATAACCAAACATTCCAACTTTGAAGAAATTCTAACGTGCGAAACAGTGGAACGAATCAAGGCAAAAGGGGGGAAATATGCTGAGAGCGTTGAAATGGCatggaatttttacaaCCTCACAAAGCTCAACTGTAATATACCCATACAAGCTGACCTTCACAGTTTTACAATGAATGACCCACTTGAAAAGCAGCTTAACGACTTTTATAAGAAATACTCAATAAGAAAACATGCTTACAAATGGTCTGTGCTGCAGAAATCACCTCAGCCACGTAAATATTTCCCCTCAGTTTAA